Proteins encoded in a region of the Candidatus Zixiibacteriota bacterium genome:
- a CDS encoding GDP-mannose 4,6-dehydratase, whose product MERSSAKFERQIIVTGGAGFIGSNLLLYLAPRYPQYQFVNLDCLTYAGNLTNLKAIENLPNYRFEKVDICDFESLKRSFERYQIDGIIHLAAESHVDRSITGPAAFIQTNVIGTFNLLELVRERAAAGMSIRFHHVSTDEV is encoded by the coding sequence GTGGAACGGTCATCTGCGAAATTTGAGCGTCAGATAATAGTAACCGGTGGAGCCGGGTTTATCGGGAGCAATCTGCTTCTCTATTTGGCGCCCCGGTACCCTCAATACCAGTTTGTAAATCTGGACTGTCTCACTTATGCCGGCAATCTCACTAATCTGAAGGCGATTGAGAATCTGCCCAATTATCGCTTTGAAAAGGTCGATATCTGCGATTTTGAAAGTCTTAAGCGCTCCTTTGAGCGATACCAGATTGACGGGATAATTCATTTGGCGGCAGAGTCGCATGTTGACCGCTCTATCACCGGACCGGCCGCTTTTATCCAAACAAATGTGATAGGCACATTCAATCTCCTGGAACTGGTTCGGGAAAGAGCGGCGGCAGGAATGTCGATACGGTTCCACCATGTATCTACCGATGAAGTT